The following are encoded in a window of Flavobacteriales bacterium genomic DNA:
- a CDS encoding CotH kinase family protein, with product MRKELLLSTAIGLCCALPLRAQVVINEVTSANWTLIQDNFGEYRDWVELFNTTAAPVDLGGWYLSDSQNNNMKWQFPAGATIAANGYLIVWCSGNDVSVGNVHHTNFRISQTQGERAVLTTPAGDIVTNFKIEQPVKTNHSWGRTSDGANTWDIFLTPTPGAANANPSPYYAEKPVFDPPGGFYAGPVSVSISTIQPNAQIRYTLDGSTPTAASALYGGPININTTTVLRAGVFSNDPGIPPSFIEFFTYFINESHTIPVYSLAGNADVLGLFNGNAGLRPVTTAEYYGEDGQLRDKTVGDANKHGNDSWAYGQRGIDYISRDQFGYNDGFHYPIFRTKSRDQYQRVMFKAAANDNYPFSGGAHIRDAFVMAHSQVNDFYLDERSYEPCILYVNGQYWGVYDVREKVDDPDFTEYYYDQKRNDLYFLKTWGGTWEEYGQGQAMANWNALRNYIATNDMGDQAAWDYVKSQYNWKSLIDYIMLNSYIVSKDWLNWNTAWWRGMNPLGDGRRWRYALWDMDASFGHYVNYTGIPDTSPDADPCNAENLPNPGGQGHTVIATKLLEEQPEFKNWYVNRYIDLGNTAYSCDQWLPFLDSLIAIIEPEMPRQVARWGGSMAGWQANVQTLRTFIEQRCTAIQEGLIDCYDLDGPYDMVFNVDPPESGRIRINSITPDTYPFTGVYYGGIEATLEALPDEGWVFSHWEVFGSTTIQPSMNDSLVTAEFFGVDSIVAHFIPPTKYEVMLNVTPEKSGSIVFDGVLYEELPVIVEVPEGMEVQFHVVPALYYDFLHWTVENHMYVPADSTRAQLAVTFWETDTIIAHLKPQDHVFYLPNAFTPNGDGINDVWIPVANVVDLESYHLRIYDRWGLLLFETRDPWEGWDGTIGGQLMPDGVYVYQADVVDAIKRDRYNFAGHLTLFR from the coding sequence TTGAGCGACAGCCAGAACAACAACATGAAGTGGCAATTCCCTGCGGGGGCCACCATCGCGGCCAACGGCTATCTCATCGTCTGGTGCTCCGGGAACGATGTGTCCGTGGGCAACGTGCACCACACCAACTTCCGCATCAGCCAGACCCAAGGTGAGCGCGCTGTGCTGACCACGCCTGCTGGAGACATCGTCACGAACTTCAAGATCGAACAGCCGGTGAAGACCAACCACAGTTGGGGCCGCACCAGCGATGGCGCCAATACTTGGGACATCTTCCTCACGCCCACGCCGGGCGCCGCCAACGCGAACCCCAGTCCCTACTACGCCGAGAAGCCCGTCTTCGATCCGCCCGGGGGCTTCTATGCGGGTCCGGTGAGCGTGAGCATCTCCACCATCCAACCCAACGCCCAGATCCGTTACACGCTGGACGGCTCTACGCCCACCGCCGCCAGCGCGCTGTACGGCGGTCCCATCAACATCAACACCACCACCGTTTTGCGAGCGGGTGTCTTCTCCAACGACCCCGGCATCCCACCCAGCTTCATCGAGTTCTTCACCTACTTCATCAACGAGAGCCATACGATACCGGTCTACTCGTTGGCCGGCAACGCCGATGTGCTGGGCCTGTTCAATGGCAACGCGGGTCTGCGCCCGGTGACCACGGCCGAATATTATGGCGAGGACGGCCAACTGCGCGACAAGACAGTGGGCGACGCGAACAAGCATGGCAACGACTCCTGGGCCTATGGGCAGCGCGGTATCGACTACATCTCGCGCGATCAGTTCGGCTACAACGATGGCTTCCACTACCCCATCTTCCGCACGAAGTCCCGAGATCAATATCAGCGCGTGATGTTCAAGGCCGCGGCCAACGACAACTACCCTTTCTCCGGCGGCGCCCACATCCGCGACGCCTTCGTGATGGCCCACAGCCAGGTGAACGATTTCTACTTGGACGAACGGAGCTATGAACCCTGCATCCTGTATGTGAACGGCCAATACTGGGGGGTGTACGATGTGCGTGAAAAGGTGGACGACCCCGATTTCACCGAGTACTACTATGATCAGAAACGTAACGACCTGTACTTCCTCAAGACCTGGGGCGGCACCTGGGAAGAGTATGGCCAAGGCCAGGCCATGGCCAATTGGAACGCCCTGCGGAACTACATCGCCACCAATGATATGGGCGACCAGGCCGCGTGGGACTACGTGAAGAGCCAGTACAATTGGAAGAGCCTGATCGACTACATCATGCTCAACAGCTACATCGTGTCCAAGGACTGGCTCAACTGGAACACCGCTTGGTGGCGTGGGATGAACCCCTTGGGCGATGGCCGCCGCTGGCGCTATGCGCTGTGGGACATGGACGCCAGCTTCGGGCACTATGTGAACTACACCGGTATCCCGGACACCAGCCCCGACGCCGATCCCTGCAATGCGGAGAACCTGCCGAACCCCGGAGGCCAGGGCCATACAGTGATCGCCACCAAGCTGTTGGAAGAGCAGCCCGAGTTCAAGAACTGGTATGTGAACCGCTACATCGACTTGGGAAATACAGCGTACAGCTGCGACCAGTGGCTGCCTTTCCTGGACAGCCTTATCGCCATCATCGAACCCGAGATGCCCCGTCAAGTGGCACGCTGGGGAGGCAGCATGGCCGGCTGGCAGGCCAACGTGCAGACCTTGCGGACCTTCATCGAACAGCGCTGCACCGCCATACAAGAGGGCCTGATCGACTGCTATGACCTGGATGGGCCCTATGACATGGTCTTCAATGTGGACCCGCCGGAAAGCGGGCGCATCCGCATCAACTCCATCACCCCGGACACCTATCCCTTCACAGGCGTCTACTACGGCGGTATCGAGGCCACACTGGAGGCCTTGCCCGATGAAGGCTGGGTCTTCAGCCACTGGGAGGTCTTCGGCAGCACCACGATCCAACCATCCATGAACGATTCGCTGGTGACGGCCGAGTTCTTCGGGGTGGACAGCATCGTGGCCCATTTCATCCCGCCCACCAAGTACGAGGTGATGCTGAATGTGACCCCCGAGAAGAGCGGTTCCATCGTTTTCGATGGGGTGCTCTACGAGGAGTTGCCCGTGATCGTGGAAGTGCCCGAAGGCATGGAGGTACAGTTCCACGTGGTGCCGGCCCTGTACTACGACTTCTTGCACTGGACGGTGGAGAACCACATGTATGTGCCTGCGGACAGCACCCGCGCCCAATTGGCGGTCACCTTCTGGGAGACCGATACCATCATCGCGCACCTGAAGCCGCAAGACCATGTGTTCTACCTGCCCAATGCCTTCACTCCAAATGGTGATGGCATCAACGATGTGTGGATCCCCGTGGCCAATGTGGTGGACCTGGAGAGCTACCACCTGCGCATCTACGATCGCTGGGGCCTGCTCCTCTTCGAGACCCGCGATCCCTGGGAAGGCTGGGACGGCACCATCGGTGGCCAACTCATGCCCGACGGCGTTTACGTCTATCAAGCCGATGTGGTCGACGCGATCAAGCGCGACCGCTACAATTTCGCAGGCCACCTGACCCTCTTCAGGTAG